A part of Microbacterium terregens genomic DNA contains:
- a CDS encoding alpha/beta hydrolase, whose translation MAKNPEKASYRHRARMHPRRPASSLAERWTMVDGVDVFYRESANPPDARVMTHLHGFGLSGRYLLPTAELLADEFHTLVPDLPGFGRSGKAGSGLDIPDLAHSAARFLDARGVATTSLVGNSMGCPVIVEFAHHYPERLERAVLVSPAGGIHNQPLRRAVGQLARDGGREPRKMITVATPDYLRFGVPSTFRMFRALTRYPSLQRLLELRVPTLVVLGTRDPLLPGPARIKEVASQDQNHVLVVVLEGAAHAINFSHPTELAHIIRLFMDDRPIVDVPSQSAARVYEIHRGAYHPVATDD comes from the coding sequence ATGGCCAAGAACCCCGAGAAAGCCTCCTACCGTCATCGGGCGCGCATGCATCCTCGTCGTCCGGCGTCGAGCCTGGCGGAACGCTGGACGATGGTCGACGGCGTGGACGTGTTCTACCGGGAGTCGGCGAACCCGCCGGATGCGCGTGTCATGACCCACCTGCACGGCTTCGGGCTCTCCGGACGCTACCTGCTGCCGACCGCGGAGCTGCTGGCCGACGAGTTCCACACCCTCGTCCCGGACCTTCCCGGATTCGGTCGCAGCGGGAAGGCGGGCAGCGGACTGGACATCCCCGACCTCGCGCACTCCGCGGCACGCTTCCTCGACGCACGGGGAGTCGCGACGACCAGCCTCGTCGGCAACTCGATGGGCTGCCCGGTGATCGTCGAATTCGCGCATCACTACCCTGAGCGGCTCGAACGCGCGGTGCTCGTCTCGCCGGCGGGCGGCATCCACAATCAGCCCCTCCGTCGCGCGGTGGGTCAGCTCGCCCGTGATGGCGGCCGCGAGCCGCGCAAGATGATCACCGTCGCGACGCCGGACTATCTCCGCTTCGGGGTGCCCAGCACCTTCAGGATGTTCCGGGCCCTCACCCGCTACCCGTCGCTGCAGCGCCTGCTCGAGCTGCGGGTCCCGACGCTGGTCGTGCTCGGAACGCGCGATCCGCTGCTGCCCGGACCGGCGCGCATCAAGGAAGTCGCATCGCAGGATCAGAACCACGTCCTGGTCGTGGTGCTGGAGGGTGCGGCCCACGCCATCAACTTCAGTCACCCCACCGAGCTGGCGCACATCATCCGCCTGTTCATGGACGATCGCCCGATCGTGGACGTACCGAGCCAGTCCGCAGCGCGCGTCTACGAGATCCATCGCGGTGCCTACCACCCGGTGGCCACCGACGACTGA
- a CDS encoding SDR family oxidoreductase gives MSRPVALVTGVGRPQGIGAGIVRVLAREGWDLVLSRWQPADEAVFGADAAAGLESVIAQARDEGARVVDVPVDLERADAAASLFATARAELGEVAALVLSHAWDIESGILDTTVEEFDRHFAINARAGWLLIREFARQADAGGAIVALTSDHTTGNLPYGASKAALDRIVISAARELAPRGISANVLNPGPIDTGWMTDEVRDVLTGMQPGGRLGAPAEVAEVVAFLVSARGRWVTGQLLSADGGFSISI, from the coding sequence ATGAGTCGACCCGTCGCGCTGGTCACCGGCGTCGGCCGCCCTCAGGGCATCGGGGCGGGCATCGTGCGCGTACTGGCGCGCGAGGGCTGGGATCTGGTGCTGAGTCGATGGCAGCCTGCCGACGAGGCGGTGTTCGGTGCCGACGCCGCTGCCGGCCTCGAGTCCGTGATCGCCCAGGCGCGCGACGAGGGTGCGCGCGTCGTGGACGTGCCGGTCGACCTCGAGCGAGCGGATGCCGCGGCATCCCTTTTCGCCACCGCCCGCGCCGAACTCGGCGAGGTCGCAGCGCTCGTCCTGTCGCACGCGTGGGACATCGAATCCGGCATCCTGGACACGACCGTGGAGGAGTTCGACCGTCACTTCGCGATCAACGCGCGCGCCGGCTGGCTGCTGATCCGCGAGTTCGCGCGACAGGCGGATGCCGGCGGGGCGATCGTCGCGCTCACGAGCGATCACACGACGGGCAATCTGCCGTACGGTGCCAGCAAAGCCGCCCTGGATCGCATCGTCATCTCCGCCGCCCGGGAACTGGCGCCGCGGGGGATCTCGGCGAACGTGCTCAATCCCGGTCCGATCGACACGGGCTGGATGACGGACGAAGTGCGCGACGTGCTGACCGGCATGCAGCCCGGCGGGCGGCTGGGCGCGCCCGCGGAGGTCGCGGAGGTCGTCGCGTTCCTGGTCTCCGCGCGCGGCCGGTGGGTCACCGGCCAGCTCCTGAGCGCCGACGGCGGCTTCTCGATCTCGATCTGA
- a CDS encoding gamma carbonic anhydrase family protein, translated as MTVSSQASVLPLDGAVPDLAETSFVAAGARIIGAVTLRDGASVWYNAVLRADGDSITIGAGSNIQDNVSLHVDRGSPVVIGENVSVGHNAVVHGCTIGDGCLIGMGSVILSGAVIGDGCLVAGGAVVLEGAVIPAGSLVAGVPAKVRRELTAGERESILRNADGYRAHSVRHAGAESNA; from the coding sequence ATGACCGTCTCCTCCCAGGCCTCCGTCCTTCCCCTCGACGGCGCCGTACCGGACCTTGCAGAGACCTCGTTCGTGGCGGCCGGCGCTCGCATCATCGGGGCGGTGACCCTCCGCGACGGCGCCAGTGTGTGGTACAACGCGGTCCTGCGGGCCGATGGTGACAGCATCACGATCGGCGCGGGCAGCAACATCCAGGACAACGTGTCGCTCCACGTCGACCGCGGCTCCCCGGTCGTCATCGGCGAGAACGTGTCGGTCGGCCACAACGCCGTCGTCCACGGCTGCACGATCGGCGACGGCTGCCTGATCGGGATGGGCAGCGTCATCCTCTCCGGCGCTGTCATCGGCGACGGGTGTCTGGTGGCCGGCGGCGCGGTCGTCCTCGAGGGAGCGGTCATCCCCGCCGGATCCCTGGTCGCGGGGGTGCCCGCGAAGGTGCGCCGGGAACTGACCGCGGGGGAGCGCGAGAGCATCCTGCGCAACGCCGACGGCTACCGCGCGCACAGCGTTCGCCACGCCGGGGCCGAGTCGAACGCATGA
- a CDS encoding acyltransferase family protein has translation MPSADHDLGPQHLADPSRPVRREPTDRSPEHAEPSRFIPHVQGLRAIAVLAVVLYHFWPARFSGGYVGVDVFFVISGFLITAHLMRELTATGTVRLGQFWGRRARRLLPASLLVLLFCALVAMSPYLTPTSALPNEVREILASTFYVENWYLALNSADYLNHGGDPTTVQHYWSLSLEEQFYVMWPLIMLLAAWVAVKWFRGSRRRAVIIALAAVTAISFVFCVVFTMTDPAPAYFVTFGRMWQFGVGAMVALVPALRIRNAVGSFLLGWAGIAVLVFVIFRFDGQTPFPGYAAALPTLGAAAVIAASNTERWWYPTRLLALRPAQFVGDISYSLYLWHWPLIIIAPSVPFWGLTIYHRVALLGICFILAWLTKRFVEDPARGWKVLTSRPARVTLWASLAAMLAVAGTAGLAWAVNAPAYTDGVRAIQELREDPPECFGAAVVLDTACEGTDFGETILPAPGFAGVDRPTDEQCFVQLNDARPVSCEFGSDAADAPRIALIGDSHAYQLLSTFQRMADENGWHLVTYFKGACPWNTTPLSTPGAFGAACTEWRDGVRAQLAERDLDAVFTAAIATTPYSSAGYDSVQDAAVAGYRDAWGEVLDRGIPVVTVVDNPVWETDPNKCLRTRGMAECDGPRSELMVADDPLRDAATGVAGVTLLDFTDVFCGDETCAPVVGGANVYRDQDHLTVTFADTLAPWYVKALQDALTAGVARAG, from the coding sequence GTGCCCTCCGCCGACCATGACCTCGGACCGCAGCATCTGGCCGATCCTTCGCGCCCGGTTCGGCGCGAGCCGACCGATCGCTCGCCGGAGCACGCGGAGCCGTCGCGGTTCATCCCGCACGTTCAGGGTCTGCGGGCCATCGCCGTGCTGGCGGTCGTGCTCTACCACTTCTGGCCGGCGAGGTTCTCGGGCGGATACGTCGGCGTGGACGTCTTCTTCGTCATCTCCGGCTTTCTGATCACGGCTCACCTCATGCGGGAGCTGACCGCCACGGGTACCGTCCGGCTCGGGCAGTTCTGGGGGCGTCGAGCGCGGCGGCTGCTGCCGGCATCCCTTCTCGTCCTTCTCTTCTGCGCCCTCGTCGCGATGTCGCCGTACCTGACACCCACCTCCGCCCTGCCGAACGAGGTGCGCGAGATCCTCGCCTCGACCTTCTACGTCGAGAACTGGTACCTGGCACTGAACTCTGCCGACTACCTGAACCACGGCGGGGATCCGACGACGGTCCAGCACTACTGGTCGCTGTCGCTGGAAGAGCAGTTCTACGTGATGTGGCCGCTCATCATGCTGCTGGCCGCATGGGTCGCGGTGAAGTGGTTCCGGGGGTCGCGTCGCCGCGCGGTCATCATCGCCCTGGCCGCGGTGACCGCGATCTCGTTCGTCTTCTGCGTGGTCTTCACGATGACCGACCCGGCACCGGCGTACTTCGTGACATTCGGGCGCATGTGGCAGTTCGGGGTCGGTGCGATGGTCGCCCTCGTTCCGGCGCTGCGCATCCGCAACGCGGTGGGGAGCTTCCTGCTGGGCTGGGCGGGCATCGCCGTGCTGGTGTTCGTGATCTTCCGCTTCGACGGCCAGACGCCGTTCCCCGGCTACGCGGCAGCGCTGCCGACACTGGGCGCCGCCGCGGTGATCGCGGCATCCAACACCGAGCGGTGGTGGTACCCGACGCGGCTGCTCGCCCTGCGACCCGCGCAGTTCGTCGGTGACATCTCGTATTCGCTGTACCTGTGGCACTGGCCGCTGATCATCATCGCCCCGTCCGTGCCCTTCTGGGGGCTCACGATCTATCACCGTGTCGCGCTCCTGGGAATCTGCTTCATCCTGGCCTGGCTGACCAAGCGATTCGTCGAGGATCCCGCGCGCGGGTGGAAAGTGCTCACCTCGCGGCCCGCGCGGGTGACGCTGTGGGCGTCACTGGCCGCGATGCTCGCGGTCGCCGGAACGGCCGGCCTCGCGTGGGCCGTCAACGCTCCGGCATACACCGACGGGGTGCGCGCGATCCAGGAGCTGCGCGAGGATCCCCCCGAATGCTTCGGCGCGGCGGTCGTACTCGATACCGCCTGCGAGGGCACCGACTTCGGCGAGACGATCCTGCCGGCGCCCGGTTTCGCCGGCGTCGATCGTCCCACCGACGAGCAGTGCTTCGTGCAGCTGAACGACGCGCGGCCGGTCTCGTGCGAGTTCGGATCGGATGCTGCCGACGCCCCCCGCATCGCGCTCATCGGCGACAGCCACGCCTACCAGCTGCTCTCGACATTCCAGCGCATGGCCGACGAGAACGGCTGGCACCTGGTGACCTACTTCAAGGGCGCGTGCCCGTGGAACACCACCCCGCTCTCCACCCCCGGCGCGTTCGGCGCCGCCTGCACCGAATGGCGCGACGGCGTGCGCGCGCAGTTGGCCGAGCGCGACCTGGATGCCGTCTTCACCGCCGCGATCGCCACGACCCCCTATTCCTCCGCCGGGTACGACTCGGTGCAGGACGCGGCCGTCGCGGGCTATCGGGACGCCTGGGGCGAAGTGCTCGACCGCGGCATCCCGGTCGTGACCGTGGTGGACAACCCGGTCTGGGAGACCGACCCCAACAAGTGCCTGCGCACGCGCGGGATGGCGGAGTGCGACGGTCCTCGCTCAGAGCTGATGGTCGCCGACGATCCCTTACGGGACGCCGCGACCGGCGTGGCGGGCGTGACGCTTCTGGACTTCACGGACGTCTTCTGCGGTGACGAGACCTGCGCACCCGTCGTGGGCGGCGCGAACGTCTATCGCGACCAGGACCACCTCACCGTGACCTTCGCCGACACGCTTGCTCCGTGGTACGTGAAGGCGCTGCAGGACGCGCTCACGGCGGGGGTTGCCCGGGCGGGATGA
- a CDS encoding DNA starvation/stationary phase protection protein: MTKMQTTPATAADPTVAAGAAQFLTPVAIGLQALAVNGKQAHWNVRGANFIAIHELLDTIVAHAQDGADLAAERIVALGLPIDARLSTVAAKAPATQVPAGFTQWEDMIRGVIADMDAVLIDVKAAIDGLDEVDLASQDVAITIRESLDKDRWFLFAHLAE, from the coding sequence ATGACCAAGATGCAGACAACCCCCGCAACAGCCGCCGATCCGACGGTCGCCGCCGGCGCGGCCCAGTTCCTCACCCCGGTTGCCATCGGGCTGCAGGCGCTCGCCGTGAACGGCAAGCAGGCGCACTGGAACGTGCGCGGCGCGAATTTCATCGCGATCCACGAGCTTCTGGACACGATCGTGGCTCACGCGCAGGACGGCGCCGACCTCGCCGCCGAGCGGATCGTCGCGCTCGGGCTGCCGATCGACGCCCGCCTGTCGACGGTGGCGGCCAAGGCTCCTGCCACGCAGGTGCCGGCCGGCTTCACGCAGTGGGAGGACATGATCCGCGGAGTGATCGCCGACATGGACGCGGTGCTGATCGATGTGAAGGCCGCCATCGATGGACTCGATGAGGTCGACCTCGCCAGCCAGGACGTGGCGATCACGATCCGCGAGTCGCTGGACAAGGACCGCTGGTTCCTCTTCGCACATCTCGCTGAGTAG
- a CDS encoding response regulator transcription factor: MSGQPLRVVLVEDSVLLREGLVRLFDEAGYVTAGAFGDAEDIVRRVRDAAADVAILDVRLPPSFRDEGIRAAVRLRAELPDLGILVLSQYVEDVYARELLSAGEGGVGYLLKDRVTSLEEFTDAVRRVHARGTVLDPLVVQGLLANRSDPLAALTPRERDVLELMAEGRSNASIAGRLFIGVGAVEKNVSGIFAKLGLEESTTEHRRVLAVIAYLQRV; this comes from the coding sequence ATGTCCGGGCAGCCCCTGCGCGTCGTCCTCGTCGAGGATTCCGTTCTGCTGCGCGAGGGTCTGGTACGACTGTTCGACGAGGCCGGGTACGTGACGGCCGGCGCGTTCGGAGACGCGGAGGACATCGTTCGGCGCGTGCGCGACGCGGCGGCGGATGTCGCGATCCTGGACGTGCGGCTGCCGCCCTCGTTCCGAGACGAGGGCATCAGGGCCGCGGTGCGACTGCGCGCCGAACTGCCTGATCTGGGCATCCTGGTCCTCAGCCAGTACGTCGAGGACGTGTACGCGCGAGAGCTGCTCTCAGCGGGAGAGGGCGGTGTCGGGTACCTGTTGAAGGACCGGGTCACCTCGCTCGAGGAGTTCACGGATGCCGTCCGCAGGGTGCACGCGCGCGGGACGGTGCTGGATCCGCTCGTCGTGCAGGGGCTGCTCGCGAACCGGTCCGATCCGCTCGCCGCCCTGACACCGCGCGAACGGGACGTGCTCGAACTGATGGCGGAGGGACGCAGCAATGCGAGCATCGCGGGCCGGCTGTTCATCGGCGTCGGGGCCGTCGAGAAGAACGTGAGCGGGATCTTCGCGAAGCTCGGATTGGAGGAATCGACGACCGAGCATCGTCGCGTCCTCGCGGTCATCGCGTACCTGCAACGGGTCTGA
- a CDS encoding sensor histidine kinase, with product MTTSSTEPAATGWAAYAQAWRYVPGRAVYLLVVFVLAITGLSVLAALFWTGVGLALLIVGLPIIVLSLFVARGFGAADRYLLGMTGLPEVVEPEWNRDREDSEGFWSTLTRPLRNGHYWTSLIHGMIVSPIVSIVTFALTVAWLSISVGGLTYWFWGAFVPRGDGGAWGQYVSAAVPWLFGGWSGWAVEVLLYLVAGALFAVTLPWVMSGLARVHHALARGLLGRWPSDDMAAEARAEALARTAAVQAEGAGLRRLERDIHDGPQQRLVRLQMDLAALERRAAAGDSDAAADLARDARGHAKAALDELRALSSGVAPPLLQDRGLSAALAAVAGSAAVPVTVDIDPAIDAVVPQEIARTVYFVVAELLTNAVKHADASAATLKVAIRGDSTPPMLDVWLVDNGRGGAHMTPGHGLEGLRDRIAGLRGVLIVQSPPGGPTSIGAHIPIPHTVGGTPR from the coding sequence ATGACCACGAGCAGCACCGAGCCGGCCGCAACGGGATGGGCGGCATACGCACAGGCCTGGAGGTACGTGCCGGGACGGGCGGTCTACCTCCTGGTCGTGTTCGTCCTGGCGATCACCGGACTGAGCGTGCTGGCCGCGTTGTTCTGGACCGGCGTCGGGCTGGCGCTGCTGATCGTCGGTCTGCCGATCATCGTCCTGTCCTTGTTCGTCGCGCGCGGCTTCGGCGCGGCCGATCGATACCTGCTCGGCATGACCGGACTGCCCGAGGTCGTGGAGCCGGAATGGAACCGCGATCGTGAGGACTCCGAAGGGTTCTGGTCGACGCTGACCCGACCGCTGCGCAACGGCCACTACTGGACCTCTCTCATCCACGGCATGATCGTCAGCCCGATCGTGAGCATCGTCACGTTCGCGTTGACGGTGGCGTGGCTCAGCATCAGCGTGGGTGGTCTCACGTACTGGTTCTGGGGGGCGTTCGTCCCGCGCGGAGACGGCGGCGCATGGGGGCAGTACGTCTCCGCCGCAGTGCCCTGGCTGTTCGGGGGCTGGTCGGGCTGGGCGGTCGAGGTTCTTCTGTACCTGGTGGCGGGCGCGCTGTTCGCCGTCACGCTGCCGTGGGTGATGAGCGGCCTCGCCCGGGTTCACCACGCCCTCGCTCGCGGGCTCCTGGGCCGCTGGCCCAGCGACGACATGGCCGCTGAGGCGCGCGCCGAGGCGCTCGCGCGCACCGCGGCCGTGCAGGCCGAGGGCGCCGGGCTGCGACGCCTGGAGCGCGACATCCACGACGGGCCCCAGCAGAGGCTCGTGCGGCTGCAGATGGACCTGGCGGCTCTGGAGCGGCGCGCGGCGGCGGGGGATTCGGATGCCGCGGCAGATCTCGCACGCGATGCTCGTGGGCACGCGAAGGCCGCGCTGGACGAGCTGCGTGCCCTCTCCAGCGGTGTCGCGCCTCCGCTCCTGCAGGATCGCGGCCTTTCCGCCGCATTGGCGGCTGTGGCCGGCAGCGCTGCCGTGCCGGTCACGGTGGACATCGATCCCGCGATCGATGCGGTCGTGCCGCAGGAGATCGCGCGAACGGTGTACTTCGTGGTCGCGGAGCTGCTCACCAACGCGGTGAAGCACGCCGACGCCTCGGCGGCGACGCTCAAGGTCGCGATCCGCGGCGACAGCACCCCGCCGATGCTGGACGTATGGCTGGTCGACAACGGCCGCGGGGGAGCGCATATGACTCCGGGCCATGGTCTCGAAGGACTCCGCGATCGCATCGCCGGCCTCCGCGGTGTTCTCATCGTGCAGAGTCCGCCCGGCGGCCCCACGTCGATCGGTGCCCACATCCCGATTCCCCACACGGTCGGTGGGACGCCGCGATGA
- a CDS encoding amidohydrolase, producing MIGATVGTIAGVRVSGASRALLPTDGAVDVFLNGGIISDIAPAGVMPMRGEVLDADGGWLIPGLWDHHVHVLQWALVAQRVPLATAHSAAHAARMMAEVPALADGRRVGTGFRDALWPDVPSLDVLDAATGEVPTYLINADVHSVWLNTAALRREGYEPDGIGILREGPAFEISRRLNDVDPVAGDAWVAQTARDAAARGVVGIVDLDMAWNESAWARRLSAGFDALRVEFGIYPEFLDRAIAEGLRSGDPVRGAASGLARVGSLKVITDGSLGTRTAACSHAYPGDPHNHGVLAVDPAALRELMTAATGAGLACAIHAIGDTANSHALDAFALTGAVGTIEHAQLVAHADIPRFARLGVGASVQPEHAVEDRDLTDAIWAEQTALPYPLRALADSGANLLFGSDAPVSPLDPWAAIAAATFRTRDGRPPWHPEQGVDAATALAASTHGGSTSAAVIEPGARADLVLVERDPLAASEPELRAMGVAATLLGGRVTHRV from the coding sequence GTGATCGGTGCGACGGTCGGCACGATCGCCGGAGTCCGGGTTTCGGGTGCGAGCCGTGCTCTACTTCCGACGGACGGTGCCGTCGATGTCTTCCTGAACGGCGGGATCATCTCCGACATCGCGCCGGCGGGCGTCATGCCCATGCGCGGCGAGGTACTCGACGCGGACGGCGGCTGGCTGATCCCCGGTCTGTGGGATCACCACGTGCATGTTCTGCAGTGGGCTCTCGTGGCCCAGCGTGTGCCCCTCGCGACCGCGCATTCCGCTGCGCACGCCGCGCGCATGATGGCAGAGGTGCCCGCTCTGGCAGACGGTCGCCGCGTCGGCACCGGCTTTCGCGACGCGCTCTGGCCCGACGTTCCGAGCCTGGACGTGCTCGACGCCGCCACCGGAGAGGTCCCGACCTACCTGATCAACGCCGACGTGCACAGCGTGTGGCTGAACACCGCCGCGCTGCGCCGTGAAGGGTACGAACCCGACGGCATCGGCATCCTGCGTGAAGGCCCGGCCTTCGAGATCTCGCGGCGCCTCAACGACGTGGACCCCGTCGCCGGGGACGCCTGGGTCGCGCAGACCGCTCGGGATGCGGCGGCGCGGGGAGTCGTGGGGATCGTCGACCTCGACATGGCGTGGAACGAGTCCGCGTGGGCTCGACGCCTGAGTGCCGGCTTCGACGCGCTGCGCGTGGAGTTCGGCATCTACCCGGAGTTCTTGGATCGCGCGATCGCCGAGGGGCTGCGCAGCGGCGATCCGGTCCGTGGTGCGGCGTCCGGCCTCGCCCGGGTCGGATCTCTCAAGGTGATCACCGATGGGTCGCTCGGCACTCGGACGGCGGCGTGCTCGCACGCCTACCCGGGCGATCCGCACAACCACGGGGTACTCGCCGTGGACCCGGCCGCCCTGCGCGAGCTGATGACCGCCGCAACCGGGGCAGGGCTCGCCTGTGCCATCCACGCCATCGGCGACACGGCGAACTCCCACGCGCTGGACGCCTTCGCGCTCACGGGCGCGGTCGGCACGATCGAGCACGCGCAGCTGGTCGCGCACGCCGACATCCCGCGCTTCGCGCGCCTCGGTGTCGGAGCCAGCGTGCAGCCCGAGCACGCGGTCGAGGACCGCGATCTCACCGACGCGATCTGGGCCGAGCAGACCGCACTGCCGTACCCGCTGCGCGCGCTGGCCGACTCCGGCGCGAATCTGCTGTTCGGCTCCGACGCGCCCGTCTCGCCGCTGGACCCGTGGGCTGCCATCGCTGCCGCGACCTTCCGCACGCGCGACGGCAGGCCCCCGTGGCATCCGGAGCAGGGCGTGGATGCCGCGACCGCGCTGGCCGCGTCCACCCACGGCGGCTCGACCTCGGCGGCCGTGATCGAACCGGGTGCCCGCGCCGACCTCGTCCTGGTGGAACGTGACCCACTCGCCGCATCCGAACCCGAGCTGCGCGCCATGGGGGTCGCCGCGACGCTTCTCGGAGGCCGCGTGACCCACCGCGTGTAA
- a CDS encoding FMN-binding negative transcriptional regulator, whose product MRQNPSFAMTDVAELRRLIDQNPWATLVSHTPEGLVASHYAVLLDEDRDDLTIVGHVGKPDDMIHGLGERELLIVVQGPHGYISPGWYGDVQSVPTWNFVSAHLSGVPEVLTPEENLAVLDRLVARFEARMPEPRMMWERPNDPAFVQRLERGTVGFRLTPAKILAKRKLSQNKDTEVVETVITHLQADGPYANPALAAEMRRAHDAMARA is encoded by the coding sequence ATGCGTCAGAACCCGAGCTTCGCCATGACGGATGTCGCGGAGCTGCGTCGCCTCATCGACCAGAATCCATGGGCGACCCTCGTGAGTCACACACCCGAAGGTCTCGTGGCGTCGCACTACGCCGTGCTGCTGGATGAGGACCGAGACGACCTCACGATCGTCGGCCACGTCGGCAAGCCCGACGACATGATCCACGGACTGGGCGAGCGAGAGCTGCTGATCGTCGTGCAGGGTCCGCACGGCTACATCTCGCCCGGTTGGTACGGCGACGTGCAGAGCGTCCCGACCTGGAACTTCGTGTCCGCCCACCTGTCCGGCGTTCCCGAAGTGCTCACGCCCGAGGAGAACCTCGCCGTGCTCGACCGCCTGGTCGCGCGTTTCGAAGCGCGCATGCCGGAGCCTCGCATGATGTGGGAGCGCCCCAACGACCCCGCCTTCGTGCAGCGACTCGAGCGAGGCACCGTCGGATTCCGACTGACCCCCGCGAAGATCCTCGCCAAGCGCAAGCTCAGCCAGAACAAGGACACGGAGGTCGTCGAGACGGTGATCACGCACCTGCAGGCAGACGGACCCTACGCCAACCCCGCGTTGGCGGCCGAGATGCGCCGCGCCCACGACGCGATGGCGCGCGCGTGA
- a CDS encoding Fpg/Nei family DNA glycosylase — MPEGHSVHRIARQFDRNFVGRTVTASSPQGRFAEGAHVLTGRAVTAVRAVGKQMFLEFDDDLWLRVHLGMYGAWDFAGEIVVDPTIASANGRMGQTNQRGTALDVPILDAAGENSLTSIGAPRRARVHVRMSEQTTGLADDGDSWPPAVVGQVRLRLLTDVTCADLRGPTACELQTPDEVAATIAKLGPDPLVDDVSEGEELFVAVVRRKPTPVGQLLMDQTVVSGIGNVYRAELLFRARQNPHTPGRNVPDEVLRHLWRDWFYLLAIGVETGQMMTMDDLDPDAYRAAMASRDDRHWVYHRAGLPCRVCGTTIVVEEMAARKLYWCPYCQR; from the coding sequence ATGCCGGAGGGGCATTCCGTTCACCGGATCGCGCGACAGTTCGACCGGAACTTCGTCGGGCGCACAGTCACGGCATCCAGTCCTCAGGGGAGGTTCGCCGAGGGTGCGCACGTCCTGACCGGGCGCGCGGTCACGGCGGTCCGCGCCGTCGGCAAGCAGATGTTCCTCGAGTTCGACGACGATCTGTGGCTCCGCGTCCACCTCGGCATGTACGGCGCGTGGGATTTCGCCGGTGAGATCGTGGTGGACCCGACGATCGCATCGGCGAACGGCAGGATGGGCCAGACCAACCAGCGCGGCACGGCTCTGGATGTGCCCATTCTGGATGCCGCCGGCGAGAACTCGCTGACCTCGATCGGGGCACCGCGCCGAGCTCGCGTGCACGTGCGCATGTCCGAGCAGACGACCGGCCTGGCCGATGACGGCGACTCCTGGCCCCCGGCGGTGGTGGGTCAGGTCCGGCTGCGACTTCTCACCGACGTCACCTGCGCCGATCTGCGCGGGCCGACCGCCTGCGAGCTGCAGACGCCGGATGAGGTCGCCGCGACGATCGCGAAACTCGGCCCCGACCCGCTGGTGGACGATGTCTCGGAGGGCGAGGAGCTGTTCGTCGCGGTGGTGCGGCGCAAGCCGACCCCGGTGGGCCAGCTGCTGATGGATCAGACCGTGGTCAGCGGGATCGGCAACGTGTACCGCGCGGAACTGCTCTTCCGCGCCCGGCAGAACCCGCACACGCCGGGGCGGAACGTTCCTGACGAGGTGCTGCGGCACCTCTGGCGGGATTGGTTCTACCTCCTCGCGATCGGGGTGGAGACCGGCCAGATGATGACGATGGACGACTTGGATCCCGACGCATACCGCGCGGCGATGGCCAGTCGTGACGATCGCCACTGGGTCTATCACCGCGCCGGGCTGCCGTGCCGGGTGTGCGGCACCACGATCGTCGTGGAGGAGATGGCAGCCCGCAAGCTGTACTGGTGCCCCTACTGCCAGAGATGA
- a CDS encoding ribose-5-phosphate isomerase, whose product MRIHIATDHAGLEFSTQLQHHLAGQGHDVVDHGPLDYEPLDDYPAFCVRAAQGVIADQEAGIDALGVVFGGSGNGEQISANKVRGIRAALVWSIATAELAREHNDANVIAIGARQHTFEEAASFIDRFVATPFSGEERHARRIAQIAAFEQDGSLEPDPRAAVGQPDVLAADDSSFDPEAG is encoded by the coding sequence ATGCGCATCCACATCGCGACCGACCATGCCGGCCTCGAGTTCTCCACCCAGTTGCAGCACCACCTGGCGGGTCAGGGTCACGACGTCGTGGACCACGGTCCTCTCGATTACGAACCCCTCGACGACTATCCGGCGTTCTGCGTCCGCGCCGCTCAGGGAGTCATCGCCGACCAGGAAGCCGGAATCGACGCACTCGGCGTCGTCTTCGGCGGCTCGGGGAACGGCGAGCAGATCTCCGCGAACAAGGTGCGCGGCATCCGGGCTGCACTGGTGTGGAGCATCGCGACGGCCGAGCTCGCGCGCGAGCACAACGACGCGAACGTCATCGCGATCGGGGCGCGTCAGCACACGTTCGAGGAGGCGGCATCGTTCATCGACCGCTTCGTCGCCACGCCCTTCTCGGGTGAGGAGCGCCACGCGCGCCGCATCGCCCAGATCGCCGCCTTCGAGCAGGACGGGTCGCTCGAGCCGGACCCGCGTGCAGCGGTGGGCCAGCCGGACGTGCTCGCCGCCGACGACAGCTCGTTCGACCCCGAAGCCGGCTGA